The DNA region CTCACCCAGAGCTCAGGTAGGATCGCAGGCCTCACGAGTGCTTGTCCCTCGTGCCCACAGGCAGACACCAGAGGTTCTCAGAGGTCCATATCCAAGGGCCAGCCTTGCTGCAGGACGTCTGTCAAACAGGCTGTCCTTGGAGCCCGAGAGCGGAGCCCTGGACAGCGCCAGCGCGATGCCGTCTTCCAGGTGAGAAAGCTGGGCCAAGACAGGGAGAGCCACCCCAACTAGGTCACCCTGCAAGAGCAGGCAGAGCTAGGATGTGACCGAGGCCTGTAAGGACATCCCCAGCCAACCCCTAGCCACTCACCCTGTCCTGGCCACTGGGCACCCGGCACCCATTCAGTCCTCAGGGCTGCCCTTAGTCTCCCgttacagaggaggaaagggcTCACAGCCAGAGCGTCAGGGCAGAGAGCCGGGTCCAGCTGCAGCCTGGCCCTGAACCTGCCTGCCCTGGTGCTGGGAGCCCAGGACTGGCCCCAGCACACACCCTCAGCTCTCCCAGGGCCGGCTCCACACTGAGGGTGTGTCCTGGGTGCCGCAATAGGGACAGCACCCACAAACACAGCCTTCACCTCTCTAGTCACCTAAGGAGCCAATCTCTTGGTGGGGGGAGACCGCGTCACGGCTCCCAGAAGCCATGCAGTGACCTGTCCCTCTGTGACTCGATTCCACGGCGCAGTCAGGGGCAGGAGCTCTGGCTGCTGGGGAGGACGGGCTGGAGAAGCAGCAGGGGACAGAGGCCATGGAAGGACCCAGTGAGTGAAGCCAGAGGTGGCCGTGGCCGCAGATGGCAGCTTTGGAGGGGGAGGAAGGACCCGAGCTGTGGCCACAGGACTCATGAACACGCTGTGGGATCAGGAAAGGAACCGTGGCCACACATGGTACAGTGCATCGCTGTCATCCTGTCCTGAGGGGTGCATATCAAGTGCTGTACACCCCATTAGCCCCAAACCCAGCCACTTCCACAGCAGCCGGCATCTGCACCCAAACCCTTTCCAGGGGTCAGAAATTCAGGAGGCGCCTCGGGAGCCCCTCTGGCTCCGGATTCTTCATGAGGCTGGAGTCACCTGCAGACTCCTCGGAGCTGAGGATTCACTTCCAAGGTCACCGAGGCACACGGTGGGTTGTCGCCAAAGACCCTCGGTTCCTTTGCGTGAGTGTCCTCGGGACATGGTGGTCCCTCCCCCAGAGCCAGTAGCCAAGAGCGTGGGCAGGACGACAGCGTCTCCTAACCTAACCTGGGAAGTTGCGTTGGGTTCCTAGGCAGCCCTCGTGAGTACCAGAGGCAGCTGGACCAGCTTGATGAGGGGCAGCGCTCTGGGGCCATCTTGGGGAGAACCGTCACCAGGAGAagattctctcctccctctccctct from Ictidomys tridecemlineatus isolate mIctTri1 chromosome 5, mIctTri1.hap1, whole genome shotgun sequence includes:
- the LOC120886656 gene encoding uncharacterized protein LOC120886656; its protein translation is MSPWASRWRCSPRSRTKRGTGGDAVRLEGQTPEVLRGPYPRASLAAGRLSNRLSLEPESGALDSASAMPSSRGQKFRRRLGSPSGSGFFMRLESPADSSELRIHFQGHRGTRQPS